A region from the Acyrthosiphon pisum isolate AL4f chromosome A1, pea_aphid_22Mar2018_4r6ur, whole genome shotgun sequence genome encodes:
- the LOC103307723 gene encoding 52 kDa repressor of the inhibitor of the protein kinase-like: MPVGGQRRLTTTILSSLYLIIPKMCLKSPILESDFSLYSDFINVGTLPSELKLWKIKWIAFKDVDRPHTAVEALNYCNPELFPNIHFLLKVLATLPVSSATLERSFSTLKRVKTFLRNSAGQERLTGLAILIVHRDVTVNPDEVLNQFALQKDRNILLV; the protein is encoded by the coding sequence ATGCCGGTCGGGGGTCAGCGACGATTAACAACGACGATTTTATCttctttgtatttaataatacctaaaatgtGTTTGAAATCTCCAATTTTAGAAtcagattttagtttatattcagattttataaatgttggcACATTACCTTCAGAACTAAAAttgtggaaaataaaatggatagCTTTCAAAGATGTAGATCGTCCACATACAGCTGTAGaagcattaaattattgtaatcctgaactttttccaaatattcattttttattaaaagtactaGCTACACTACCGGTTTCCTCAGCAACTCTCGAACGATCTTTTTCGACATTAAAACGCGTCAAGACATTTTTACGAAACTCTGCGGGACAAGAAAGACTAACTGGACTAGCTATATTAATTGTCCATAGAGATGTTACGGTTAATCCCGATGAAGTGTTAAACCAGTTTGCTCTTCAAAAAGATAGgaacatattattagtttaa